The sequence AACCCAAAGTGGGGATAAAGACCATCAAGATGTACTGCCAGCGGATGCAGGAGGAGAACATCACTAGAGCCATCATTGTGGTTCAGATGGGCATGACGCCCTCGGCCAAGCAGGTGATCAACTTTCACAATCATGCAACGCTTCACGCGAGAGGGTTTGGAAAAGTGACACTGTTCCTGGatgtttttctaaatctgtttattgATGTTTGTTGCAGTCTCTGGTGGACATGGCACCCAAGTACATACTGGAGCAGTTTCTGCAGCAGGAGCTGCTTATTAACATCACAGAGCATGAGGTAAACAACaatgagttattttattttagtttctaacATGAGCTAAAAGCAACAGCGGTTTCAATTTTGCATCCTGTCTTTGACCTTCAGCTTGTTCCTGAGCACATCGTCATGACAAAAGAGGAAGTGACCGAACTTCTAGCCAGATAGTATCCTGGCCGATTCCCCTCTGCAGCGTGTGTTTCAATGTGCTAAGAGGttttatgctttgttttccGTTTGTGCCTTTGTTCTCCTTAACACCTTTTTAATTTAGTAAGTTAAAGGAAAGCCAGTTACCAAGGATACAGGCCGGCGACCCCGTGGCTCGCTACTTTGGATTGAAGAGAGGACAGGTAAACACGCAGCGAAGACAGACGAGCACAATGCATTAAATACAAGTAGAAATAATCTCTAACATCTCTGAGTGGGGAAACTCCAGCAAGGTGACAGGTAAATCCAAGCATGCAAATCCCCACAGAGGTAGAAagataaaaccaagaaaaaataagaagtgCCTGCACCCGAAAGCagttttgacatttaaacaacTGCACAAAAGGTCCAGTTGGTTctgtaaacttgtttttctCACGGGTGCAGCTGCAGACTAACGTTGCACACCACAAATTTCCTGAATGTCAGCCACGATCCACTTCAAAATGAGCTCTCTGTTTACTGGAACTGTTATGAGCTGCACAGTAGTctgatttgaataaatgtttggaCAAATGCAAAACGCCATCAGCAGTGTTATGGAAAcatgaaagaaagacaaaacaaacggAAGCtattttggtgaattttacaggtTGTGAAAATCATCCGACCCAGTGAAACTGCTGGCAGGTACATCACCTACCGTCTGGTCCAGTGATGGACAGGTACGCAAAACAACTTTTAAGACATTATCCATTTCTAAACTCTCTAAAACCATCCATTTGTATTTTAAGTCTTTCGGTTTGGAGTTGGAGAATCTGAGACGcgtgtctgttttgttttccagttctATTGAATCGACCTTCAGGACCGCTAATATCCTATTTTTGCTTGTGGATGGAGTTTCTCCTTGTTTTTAACTTCCTTagattccatttttgtttgtatttactgatttttgtaaaataaagacaattcaAATATGGTTGCCTGAATCTTTagtttaaagcaaagttttacCGGTGTGCAGAGTTGTGTCAAGAATGCGAGTACCTaccttctttttccttttaaaaggcATGATGTAGCTGCTGTAGGCTGGAGTTTCTAatgatctgattttatttttattttttaacctcgTCCCTCCCATGCACTTCCTCTTTATGCCCTGACTAAAACCAGACTAGTGACATCATGACGGGGGCAGAAACTACACGCCTCCTGCTCTCCATTGGTTCCTTTTTCTGTTAGGTGAAAAATGCTAAACAGAAATCCATGAGtaagatttcaaaataaaaatcaatttttattagAATAAGTCAGACATTCAGTGACAGATGGGGCGGGGGGGTGAAACATGTCAGAAATGGctaaagtttaaaatttcacagcactttaaaaaggaaactgtTCAATAGTTGAACTAACTACAAATTTATCTGACAGATATTCACATTAAGCTTGTAGGACTacaaaaatgctggaaaaaagtacatgaagtcaaatttcttgaaGTGACAGTTAATTCAAAGAGCAGTAAGCGTGCAGAAGTTTCTCTGCCAGATTAATGACCttttaaaagtgtaataaaacCTCATTTTAGTCTCATCGTACATCCTCGACTGACTTTAATGtataaaagcaaatttatttatttgtatcttgCAGACGTCCAACTCTGTCGGTTGAATTTAAAATCCTGCAATCAGACAAACTCAGGCTCTGTGTCCCGCCTCCTCGTCAGCGGTAGATTCTTTCTGCACAGGCAGGCCAGCGGGACGCCCGACAGGCTGGCTATGGGGGAGCTcagctggttgttgttgttgttggactGGTTCACGTTGAGCTCAGTCAGTGAGGTCGtgacttcctgctctgctgcttctgctgctgcgtCTTCCTCTGGCGGGGTGCTCTCCGGCACAGTGGGGGTCTCTCCTTCTCCGTCTCCTTCGGGGCTGTCTTGGTCCTGCTCTGTGTCCTGTTCCGGGTCGGTGTGGCTGGCGGAGTGTCCGGACAGGTCCAGGCTGTCCCTGTAGCTCAGCTGCTCGTCCTCCGTGCTCACCACGCTCTCCTGCTTCATCAGCCTGCTGGAGCTGTGGCTGCCCTCGTCCAGCTCCGAGTCGGAGTCGGGGAGCTGTTCGCTGGAGCCCAGCGATCCCAAAGAACTTCCTGGATTAGAAGTGAGCATCCAAACTTAAAAACCTTGCTTACTCAGAGAGGATTTCAACCGATTTGAGTTCATATGGAAACTCACCGCAGCCCTCCTCCTGCCTGTCGGAGTCCGGCTTGTTCTGGTCGTCTTTGCTTCCATCCTCTTCTCCGTCTCCAGTGCTTTCTATCTTATCTCCAACACTTTCCTGATTGAGTGAGGCGACGGGGGATGTTTGAGAGATTTGCTTATCTTCATTTAACACATTGCATCACATGAGACAATCTTAAAATGGTTTCAACTGAACAGTTACTGGGTTTTATGAGGGTTTCCAACCatatttatattgtttacaAAGATGCTTATGTgcatttcaaaatggaaaactgaCGCTTACAACAGATGCGAAGTTGATCAACTTTCGGTGCTCCTTAGagcaaggaaataaaaattgatcattcaaactcattttcttttccagccaCACCATGAATGTCCGCAAAGAGCTGAGGCAGAAATTGATCAATTGGTAAAATATTGCacctttataaaaatatatatacatatttaaagacCAAGTAAttcatacaaacaaaaactaatttgactgataatatttaaacacacaactCTTATCTCGAAGTTGTATTTCTGTGGCTGCCTGGTGACTGGAGGGCCACAGAAATAGTTCTggtgggccggatttggcccgtgggcctcgagtttgacatgCTTCAATGCATTCAATAGATTggttggaaaatattttaaaactgctccatattttatatttcGTCATGTTGCAGTAAACTAATGTATTTAATTGGAATTTTATGAGACAAcactatttaaatttttaatgttacaaTTAGGAACGATGTCGGAAGATTGTagtaagagaaaagaaaaaatttctAGGTCtatgaatatttatgtattGGCTGGAATATTTCCCAGCACCAACCTGCTGCGTGGATGTAGAGGTGGAGCGCGCGTTTTTGTTGGTCTGGGAGGTTTTCGACTGGAATATTGAAGAGTAGAAGACGATGAGGGCCTCCACAATGCGGGCCTGGTGAGGGTAGTCCACCAGAGAGGACAGGGATATCGTGGCCCCGGTGGGACGGGGACGCATCAGGGAGGGCCCAAACACAATACCCAAGTTGCTGGGGCTCATCTTGTtgtcctcctccagctctgcaATCCTGGACCAGCGGAAACTTAGTCAGTGGGACCGCCTGGAAACTAGtggttttatttacagctgaaatgattaatcgaaTTGATCGTGAtaaatcaattactgaaatCGTCAacagatttattgattaatcgttaattGGAGTATAGagactcaaaacaaaacaaaaatgcaatttgcaGAAAGAACAGCAACAGTAATTCAACCAACATTGTACAAATAtagacattttgcatttaagaggAAAAACCCAGAACTCCTCAGATGTGTTAGTTCagaatctgtaaaataaatctattattTGGTTATCCAATTAGATATTTAatccaaaaattaaacatattaacCCTACAACAGTGTATTGATGTCAAAATCAAGCAGAAAGGACAAAACTTCAAAAGTATTGAAGTATTTTTTGctgttcactaaaggaatgccaTGGTGTGGTGTTGcatttaggcaataaaatgttcatcttctcgttgttaaaaaaaaaaaaaggaactgaattatttattagcattttttaaatgtatattaaacaggctaaaatgaaaaatctgcagaatgtgcaaatcaaattttatccgattaatcgtcaaaATAATCGATAGATTAATTGAGAACGGAAATAATCATTAGTAGAAGGCCTAGTTGCCTGCTGACCTTCGAAGGTGGCGAACGATGTACCGCAACGTAGCAGAGTTGGGCTTGGGCAGCTGCTTCACCAGGTCCTTCAGACTGTCCACCAAAACAAGGACTTCCCGGTCCGAGTCGGGCCCCAGGTCCACCAGCTCGGGCCCCCGGACCGCTACCGGGTTGGTGCTGCTCGATTCGGCCTCCTCTCCCTCGCTGTGCAAACTCTCCTTGGCCATACCCATCAGTGTGTTGTACAGACGGAAAGGCATGATGGGCTCCGGCAGCTGGAGGCAACAGGAAACAGATGCACAGGATTCAGATAACATGGAAACCAGGACGACTGAAACTGAATATAATGCAAAATGAGGGCCAAGCTCTCACAGTTTGAACAGTTTCTTGAGGTTCCTGCACTGGAATCTAAGCAAGAGTTAAGATTTATGCAAAACATATCTATAACCTAGTTTAGCTTAGAGGTTTAAAAATTGCACCTTATTATCCGTTTAAAAAATTTGACTGACTTCTGGCCAATCCAGGGGAATAATATATACCCAAATTTTAATTGCAATGACTTAATACAGAAAGATACAAAAGGTAAAAACTGTCAAACTTCAATAATCCCATGGATCTATCGTCTTACCATTTTACCTCTGGTAAACACCATCAAACTATGAGAGACTAGATGAAGTGATGAAGTGTGGATACTTGTTCCAGGACGCTTCGTGTACCTGTCTGAGGTAAAGCTTGAGGACGTTGCTGATGTCATGCGGTGAACACTGAGACAGCTCCACCAGCTCCTTGCCGTTTTCGAAGGCCTGGCAGAGTTTCTCCACACGGGTCTTCACGCCGTTCACCCTGTAGATGCCCTGAAAAGAGGAAGCAGCGGTTCATGGCTGACACTTTGACACCGGCTCAAACGTCTTGAACGGAGAGATCGGGAGCCTCCTCACCTTCATCCTGAGGGCGCGCCTCTCGATCTCGGAGATGCACTTTGTGATGATGAAGGGGATGCCGTCGCTGGCGCAGCTCGCCACCTGGGTGAAGTCCCGGCCGAACAGCTGGAGGCGGCCCTGCAGCTTCTTATGGCCACACTGGATGGCGAGGGTCTCCAGGCAACGCTTGTGGCACGACAGGAAACACTGGGAGGGGGATAGAAAAATTAGCCTGAAAGTTTTGGGGGCTGTTTTTACCGTGATGGAACACAATGAAAAGAAGTGCAGACAAAACCAGAAGTGCTTCTAGTTATAATTTGTAAAACTGGAAGCTTACGGAGGCTCATTCAGAGCCCTCCATCGTGAGCCTGATGGTGAGGATGTATGGAAAACGTTAAAGTAAACGTAGCTGCCACTGCTGTACAATATtgtctgaatattttagaaCTGGATCATGTTTAAACTGAATCCATTTACTCAGTGGGGAAAACAATCCTTGAAAAGCAATAACTGAGGCACATCTTTAgctatgctttattttttaacgtTGAACAAATGCATCgaaaattttaatcattaatttaaTGGAATATAACTTTGGCACTGAAATATAAATTTGGCATTAAGGTAGGTCTTTAAATCTATCTCGTCAATGATGATAatatctgtttgtttatttaatatttaaattacattttatgaactTGATCTATAAGACAATGTAAAGGATTTTATTGCGTGGCCCCTCAACACCTTTTGTCTCCtgttaaaaagtttaagaaGTGAGGTCAGcactttataaaaacacataatttacaGTTAAAAGCATGTATTAAAGACCGACACTTTTCCTCAAAAAGGTTTGAGAAATCAACACAGATAGATTACtttgttgatttgaaaaataaagtctcAAAGAACAACTCCTCAGAAAATAGAATTGTACAGCGCTTTTGCAAAATAAAcgaatatataaataaagtccTGATTAA comes from Gambusia affinis linkage group LG10, SWU_Gaff_1.0, whole genome shotgun sequence and encodes:
- the polr2eb gene encoding DNA-directed RNA polymerases I, II, and III subunit RPABC1, with product MDDEEETYRLWKIRKTIMQLCHDRGYLVTQDELDQTLEEFKSQFGDKPSEGRPRRTDLTVLVAHNDDPTDQMFVFFPEEPKVGIKTIKMYCQRMQEENITRAIIVVQMGMTPSAKQSLVDMAPKYILEQFLQQELLINITEHELVPEHIVMTKEEVTELLARYKLKESQLPRIQAGDPVARYFGLKRGQVVKIIRPSETAGRYITYRLVQ